ACACAAATATGATAGAAACCATTCTTCCAGTACTCGAAATTATCCTCTCGAAGCTCTGCTTTAGGCTGGACAAACTGAAAAATTTCGAATCCTACGCCGTTGCCAGTAATCATATGGCATAGCAACATCTTCTTTAGTTTGGTTCCAAAGACGTTACGTGCAACATTTGCAATATAGGTATCAGCTGGTTCTGTAGAAATCTCTACTGGCTCCCTTAGAACCTTAAAACCCATGACATCTTTATACCATTTGACAGCGAGATTTATGTCGGTTACGGACACCGCAACATGGTTCAATACCTTGCGCATTGTGTAATGTTGCGCCTACTCATACTTATCTATTCTTATACTTGAAAAAGAAATTTGTCCCAAGGAAAATTTCAGTTACATTTATACCTGTAATGATAGATTAAATGAACCGTCAGGTCATGTAGATAGATTTGAATTTACTATAGCTACTGAACTATAAGCAATCCCTTCATTTCAGGGTGGTTTGTACTTGTGTAAGTGAATGTTCCCTTTTTGTCAGCAACAAATGTAAGGGTATCTGCTTCAAAATATCCTAGCTGTTTGGAATGCACGTTTAGTTCAGGAATCACGAAATCGTATTTCTGTCCATGTATTTCATTAATTACATGAATGGTAACTGTATCTCCCTCTATAACATCCAGGGTGGGGCTTGTATGCCCGACAGGTATTGTTTTCTTGCCGCCGCTTCCCACGCTTACAAAGGCAATGCCGTTTGCACTATTTGTAACTTTCAATGAAAAGTTCTTTGCATTTGCTACTGGAAGGACACTGGTTCTCGACGCAAATCCAGTATATGCGACAGCAGCTATGATCGCTATTATCCCTCCAATAACAGCGTATTTAACAATTGGAAATTTCTTATGGGTGGATCTTCGCATATCGTTGCTACCGTCTTACCACTATTAAATGTTAGTAAGGAGAGTGCATCCACTTCTATAATACACCGCCTCAAGTCAGTGTGCTTGGTGACCTTCCGTGATGATCCATTGTATTTGCTAGCAACTGCTTTTCCCAAACACTGCCAATGTTTGCCAAAACCTATTTGCTGCAAGACTTATGTTATGAATTGTGCCTTAATGCAAGTTATATGCTCAAATATGTTCCTATGAAAATTAATTTAACGACGGTGTGTTAAAAAGTAAACATAACAAATAAAAGAATGTTATATGCATTCGTTTTGTGCTCAACAAGGCTATATTAGCCGTCGCACTGGCATCTATACTTGTCTTCAGCATGACCGCGAGTGCTCTTGCCCAGCAGGACACGTTTTCTGCTAGATTGCTTGTGAAGGGAAAGAAATCTAACATGCTGGTACTTTTGGTCAACTCGCCAGCAAGTACCCAGTCCATTCATCAGTTGGAACTTTCCTTTACCAAGAGCAGCCCCGTGGTTGCAATAGCAAGAGGCTGGGATGTTGACAAGAATGGTAATACCATGACATTAACTGCCATTAGGGGAGATGTGGGCCCAGGCGGTAGAGCTATCCTCATAATTAGGGTGTCAGACCTCCCTTCAGCTGCGTTTGATTGGAAGGTGAGGTCATCTGACGGTAAAGAACTTAGGAGTGGCACTGTTTCGAAGATAAGGGTTAGTGAACCATCTAATAATTCAGGCTCTGTAATACCAAGCACACCGGAGATCAACGTTAACAAATTCACTGCACTACCTGGTGAACAAATAACAGTAACTGGCAAGGGATATACGCCAAATTCACAAATTATATTGTACATAAATCAGCAGGAAGTTGGAAGAAGCAGTACGGATGCTTCCGGTACATTCAATACGGTTGCTATTATCACATACAATATCGGACAAGGATTGCAGATGCTGAGAGCGGTAGATGGTGCTAACAAGTCATCGGTGATTCAAATTATGATAGAAGCACCTGCAGACACTGGACCCCCATTGCAAGGAGGCAGGCTTGAGGTAAGAGTCGATAAGCTGGAGTATAATCCCGGAGAGATAGTTAGAATAAGAGGTTCTGCTGTACTTGAGCGATCTGTTTCTGTGCAGGTAACCGATCCAAAGGGAGGAATAGTCTGTGGTGCAAATCCACCTGTAGATGAGAGAACACTTCTTTGGGATACGACATGCCCGCTTCCAAACAATGCACCTGCAGGAAGGTATACTGTAGAAGCCAAACAGACACCCCATAGAACTACTGCCATATTTAATGTGAAGGGTACAACTGGAGGATCAGGAAGTGGGACTGGAACCATTGGAGAACCTGGTGAAGATCCAGGTCCTCTTAAGATTAGCACTGATAAACAAAAGTATAAAGCTGGTGAAATTGCAAAAATAACCGTGCAAGGCGCGAGACCACAATCTTTGCTTGACATTATAATTGATGGTCCTGGCTCTCATTTGGACTACAAGCGTGTTACCGTAGATGCAGCTGGTTCCATAATTGTTGATTACCCACTTACAGGTTCTGAGGCTATAGGCACATGGAAGATATCGGCAAAGCAAAAGGATGCAGAGCAGAAGAAGGAGTTCATTGTAAGGATGCAGTTCACAGTAGAAAACTAATTTTTATTTTGGATAAGATTTTATGTATATGATTTTTGCTGCAGGACTAGCCTTTAACCATATACGTTCAAGTTTCTAAAGATAATATGCAGAATTTTTTATTGTTCTAAATATGATTTTGATGTGAATAGAGACGAAAGTGAG
This genomic stretch from Nitrososphaerales archaeon harbors:
- a CDS encoding VOC family protein encodes the protein MRKVLNHVAVSVTDINLAVKWYKDVMGFKVLREPVEISTEPADTYIANVARNVFGTKLKKMLLCHMITGNGVGFEIFQFVQPKAELREDNFEYWKNGFYHICVTDANIEDLVKRISSSGGKQRTDIFELMPGTGYRIGFCEDPFGNIIEIYSHSYEEFWSTSTAGQT